The Opitutales bacterium ASA1 genome window below encodes:
- the xynD gene encoding alpha-L-arabinofuranosidase produces the protein MHKLLACSSLAAAAVVAPVLRADYPVASHRYLADPTPLVTADRVYVYCSNDDESPVEGSYNIPNIVCISTTDMKNWTDHGSVFRASDSTTWATKTWAPGAIERDGKFFLYYGNSGANIGVAVAPSPIGPFTDPLGKPLIEHHTPGVQPAKDMWLFDPGVFIDDDGQAYIYFGGNGDDNVRVAKLKRDMITLDGEVIKMNAPNFFEAAWVNKRHGVYYFSYSTTPRAGMRFDYMTSDHPIEGYVYRGVVSDQPPINNNNHHAAQFKFKGRWYHVYHNRIVASEAGIPTGYRRNIALEELHYEDDGSIRKVTFTTDGVSQIGHLDPFVRVEAETFNAQRGVETAPIAGGGMHLTDLQDGDWVRLVGVDFGSDGPEKFAARVAANAGAGGTIEIRLGSPEGTLVGTCTVPETGGWQEWADVAAEVRGARGVQDLYLKFTGSAESLFHVDYWQFE, from the coding sequence ATGCACAAACTACTCGCTTGCTCCTCGCTTGCCGCCGCCGCCGTCGTCGCGCCCGTTCTTCGCGCCGACTATCCGGTCGCGTCGCACCGCTATCTCGCGGACCCGACACCGCTCGTCACCGCGGACCGCGTCTACGTCTACTGTTCCAACGACGACGAGAGCCCGGTCGAAGGCAGCTACAACATCCCGAACATCGTCTGCATCTCGACCACCGACATGAAGAACTGGACCGACCACGGTTCGGTCTTCCGCGCTTCGGACAGCACCACGTGGGCGACGAAGACCTGGGCGCCCGGCGCGATCGAGCGCGACGGAAAGTTCTTCCTCTACTACGGAAACAGCGGAGCGAACATCGGCGTCGCCGTCGCGCCCTCCCCGATCGGCCCGTTCACCGATCCACTCGGCAAGCCGCTCATCGAACACCACACGCCCGGCGTGCAACCCGCCAAGGACATGTGGCTCTTCGATCCGGGCGTGTTCATCGACGACGACGGCCAAGCCTACATCTACTTCGGCGGCAACGGCGACGACAACGTCCGCGTCGCGAAGCTGAAGCGCGACATGATCACGCTCGACGGCGAAGTGATCAAAATGAACGCGCCGAACTTCTTCGAAGCCGCGTGGGTGAACAAACGTCACGGCGTCTACTACTTCTCCTACTCCACCACCCCGCGCGCCGGCATGCGCTTCGACTACATGACCAGCGATCACCCGATCGAAGGCTACGTCTATCGCGGCGTCGTCTCCGACCAACCCCCCATCAACAACAACAACCACCACGCCGCGCAGTTCAAATTCAAGGGACGCTGGTATCACGTCTACCACAACCGCATCGTCGCATCCGAGGCGGGCATTCCGACCGGCTATCGCCGCAACATCGCTCTCGAGGAACTCCACTACGAAGACGACGGCTCGATCCGCAAAGTGACCTTCACCACCGACGGCGTCTCGCAGATCGGACACCTCGATCCGTTCGTGCGCGTGGAGGCGGAAACGTTCAACGCACAGCGCGGAGTCGAAACCGCGCCGATCGCGGGCGGTGGCATGCACCTCACCGATCTCCAAGACGGCGATTGGGTGCGCCTCGTCGGAGTGGACTTCGGCAGCGACGGCCCGGAGAAGTTCGCCGCCCGCGTCGCCGCAAACGCCGGTGCCGGAGGCACGATCGAAATTCGCCTCGGCTCGCCCGAGGGGACCTTGGTCGGAACCTGCACCGTGCCCGAGACGGGCGGATGGCAGGAGTGGGCGGACGTGG